The DNA segment CGCTGAGCGGCCGGAACCGCCCCAGCGCGGGAGTACCGTGACGCCATGACAGCGCAGGACGACATCGGTGCGGAGCAGGCGCCCGCGAAGGACTTCTCGCACGAGCAGGAGGGCTATCAGCACGGTCTGAAGCCCCGCCAGCTCCAGATGATCGCGATCGGCGGTGCGATCGGAACCGGGCTCTTCCTCGGCGCCGGCGGCCGCCTCAACTCCGCCGGCCCGGCCCTCGCGATCGCCTACCTCGTCGCCGGCGTCTTCGCGTTCTTCATCCTCCGCGCCCTCGGCGAGCTCGTCCTGCACCGCCCGTCGTCCGGGTCGTTCATCTCCTACGCCCGCGAGTTCTACGGCGAGAAGTTCGCCTACGCGGCCGGCTGGATGTACTTCCTCAACTGGGCGATGACCTCGATCGTCGACACCACCGCCGTCGCCGTCTACCTCAAGTACTGGTCGGCCTTCACCGCGGCGCCGCAGTGGCTCCTCGCCCTCATCGCGCTGCTCGTCGTCCTCGCCGCGAACATGGTCGCGGTGAAGGTCTTCGGCGAGCTCGAGTTCTGGTTCGCGCTGATCAAGGTGACGGCGCTGGTGGCCTTCCTCGTCGTCGCGCTGATCTGGCTCGTCTTCGCCTTCCCCGTGCAGGCCGGCGGCGAGACCGTGCAGACCGGCGTCTCGATCCTCGCGGACAACGGCGGCATCCTGCCCAACGGACTGCTCCCCGCGGTCCTGGTGATGCAGGGCGTCGTCTTCGCCTACGCCGCGATCGAGCTGGTCGGCACCGCCTCCGGCGAGACGCAGGACACCGAGAAGGTCATCCCGCGCGCGATCAACTCGGTGATCTTCCGGATCGCGATCTTCTACGTCGGCTCGATCGTCCTGCTCTCACTGCTGCTCCCCTACACCGCCTACAAGGAGGGCGAGAGCCCCTTCGTCACCTTCTTCTCCTCGATCGGCGGGCCCGAGGTCGGCACCATCGCGGGCTCGATCATGAACTTCGTGGTGCTCACCGCGGCGCTCTCCTCGCTCAACGCCGGCCTCTACTCGACCGGTCGCGCGCTGCACTCGATGGGGATGAACGGCTCCGCCCCGAAGTGGACGACGCGGATGTCGCGCGGCGGCGTCCCCTACGCGGGCATCCTGCTCACCGCGACCTTCACGGTGGCGGGCGTGGTGCTGAACTACTTCGTGCCGAGCCAGGCGTTCGAGATCGCGCTGAACATCGCGAGCCTGGGCATCATCACGGCGTGGGGCACGATCATCCTCTGCCAGATGCGGCTGCGGCAGTGGGCGAAGAAGGGCCTCGCGAAGGAGCCGTCCTTCAAGCTCCCCGGCGCTCCGGTCACCTCCTGGCTGACCCTCGTCTTCCTCGCCGTGGTGCTGGTGCTGATGGCGATCGACTTCCCGGTCGGCACGCTGACCATCGCCTCGCTGGTGATCATCGTCCCGCTGCTGGTGGCCGGCTGGTTCCTGCAGCGCGGCCGCATCCTGCGGATCGCGGAGCTGCGCGACGGAGTGACGGGGCCGTTCCCGGTGACCGGTCGCGACCCGTCCGCCCAGGTCCGGCGCGACCGCGACGACAAGGGCTGACGCCGGCCCGCACCGACGCCCCGCGCGACCGCCCACCGTTACTCTCGATCGCGCGGGCGCCCACGCGTCGGCGGAACGGGAGCGGCATGGCCACGGTGGACTCCGCGGAGCGGCGCGCGCGCCTGATCGAGCTGCTCGAGCGCGACGGCGCGATCCGCCTCGACGACGCGGCGGCCGAGCTGGACGTCTCGACGATGACCGTCCGTCGCGACCTGGCCGACCTCGAGGCGGAGGGCCGGCTCAGCCGGGTCCGCGGCGGCGCGGTCGCCGCCCTGCGCCCCCGCCCCTTCGCCGAGCGCCTGGCCGCGGGCGCCGCCGCCAAGCGCGAGATCGCCCGCAAGGCCGTCGCCCTGCTGCCCGACTCGGGCGCGATCGCGGTCGACGCCTCCTCGACGGCCGGGACCCTGCTCGCCGCCGCCCCGGAGTCGCCGCGGCTGCTGATCGCGACCAACTCGCTGGAGAACCACGCCTCGGCCCGCGCCACCCGCGCCCGGGTCGTGCTGATCGGCGGCGAGCTGCAGGCCGAGACCGACAGCTTCGTCGGCCCGCTCGCCTGCGCCGGCGCGGCCGAGCTGCACTACGACCGCTTCTTCACCTCGGCGTCGGCGGTGACCCGCGCGGGCACCAGCGAGGTGACGCTCGAGGAGGCCCAGGTGAAGCGCGTGCTCGTCGCCGCCTCCGCCGAGACGGTGCTGCTGGTCGACTCCTCCAAGCTCGAGCGCACGGCCCTCGCCCGCGCGCTCGACTGGGAGGCGATCGCGGTGCTCGTGACCGAGCTCGACCCCGCGGATGAGCGACTCGACCCGTTCCGCGGCCTCGCCGACCTGCGCTGACGAGCATTGACCGGAACGAGTCGGCCTGTTAGCTTCTGTGATAGTTAACACACTCGTTCAACCAGACGGAGAAGTCATGGCAGCCTCGACCGCCGCAGAGCTCATCGCCCGCTCGAACCGCCTCGGGGCCGACCCGCGCAACACGAAC comes from the Rathayibacter festucae DSM 15932 genome and includes:
- a CDS encoding DeoR/GlpR family DNA-binding transcription regulator, whose protein sequence is MATVDSAERRARLIELLERDGAIRLDDAAAELDVSTMTVRRDLADLEAEGRLSRVRGGAVAALRPRPFAERLAAGAAAKREIARKAVALLPDSGAIAVDASSTAGTLLAAAPESPRLLIATNSLENHASARATRARVVLIGGELQAETDSFVGPLACAGAAELHYDRFFTSASAVTRAGTSEVTLEEAQVKRVLVAASAETVLLVDSSKLERTALARALDWEAIAVLVTELDPADERLDPFRGLADLR
- a CDS encoding amino acid permease is translated as MTAQDDIGAEQAPAKDFSHEQEGYQHGLKPRQLQMIAIGGAIGTGLFLGAGGRLNSAGPALAIAYLVAGVFAFFILRALGELVLHRPSSGSFISYAREFYGEKFAYAAGWMYFLNWAMTSIVDTTAVAVYLKYWSAFTAAPQWLLALIALLVVLAANMVAVKVFGELEFWFALIKVTALVAFLVVALIWLVFAFPVQAGGETVQTGVSILADNGGILPNGLLPAVLVMQGVVFAYAAIELVGTASGETQDTEKVIPRAINSVIFRIAIFYVGSIVLLSLLLPYTAYKEGESPFVTFFSSIGGPEVGTIAGSIMNFVVLTAALSSLNAGLYSTGRALHSMGMNGSAPKWTTRMSRGGVPYAGILLTATFTVAGVVLNYFVPSQAFEIALNIASLGIITAWGTIILCQMRLRQWAKKGLAKEPSFKLPGAPVTSWLTLVFLAVVLVLMAIDFPVGTLTIASLVIIVPLLVAGWFLQRGRILRIAELRDGVTGPFPVTGRDPSAQVRRDRDDKG